The Panthera uncia isolate 11264 unplaced genomic scaffold, Puncia_PCG_1.0 HiC_scaffold_132, whole genome shotgun sequence genomic interval TCCACCGAGCCCTTCCTTCCACAAACTCCTACTGAGCATCATCTCTGTTTCAGGCCCTGTGCCGTGTGCTGGGGACATAGAGTTATCAGGGAGGGTTAGGAGGGCTTAGAGTGGGGTTagactggggctgggggcagagagggcttCCTTGAGGAAGTGATACCCACACTGAGACCTGAAAGGCAAGAGCAGAATAAGCATTGGAAGCAAGAGATCAACCTTCATTGAGTACCTGCCACATGCCAAGCAtgaggcactggggacacagtggtGGATGAGAGACAACCAGagattcctgccctcatggggtTCACATactagagggagagacagacaaggaaATGAGAGTGTGTACTAGCAGGTGACAagtactatggagaaaaatagaatggggtggggaggctcataataagttggggaggggtattGCAGTTTTATATAGGGTGGGCAGAGAAGGCCGCCTGGGAGAGAGCTTGCTCTGGTGGAGGTGAGGGAGTGAGCTGTGTGGATGTGCTGGGATGAACATTCACCATGGAGGGAACAGTTAGTGCAAGGGAAAGCGGCAGGAGGTCATGTCCCGGAAGGAAATGGGGGCAGAGCATACAGGGCCTTTTTGATGACTCTTAGGATTTTGCCTTTTACTCAGAATAAGGGGGTAACCACAGGAGGGTTctgagctgaggagggacagCATGTGGGAGAGTCTAAGGGGAAGCAGTGAGCCACGAGCACTGGGGCTGACGGGAGGCATGaggtgtcagtgtggagcctgagacTCTGAGAGACAGGCATAAGGTCACATGATAGGATGTTTACCCAAGAGCAGTGGGACTTCACCAGAGAGTGGTGAGCAGGGGCTATTGGGATTTGGGCCACGTTTTTCAGTGACCTCCAGAAGCCAGGAGAATGACAGCTTCATGGAAGGAGCATGGTCACACTCTGGATTCAGATAGCCTTGGGTACCCACAGCAGGGGCATCTCCcacctgagcctcagtgtccttccTGTCAAATGAGGCATGCTCTCGGGCACACAGAGTTgttgcgggggggtgggggggtggtgggaggcggTCAGTAAGGTTCTGCCTCTGAAGAGCCCAGCACAGGATCCATGTGCATGCACCTATGTGTGGCCACTTTgggaagtgggggaagaacaTGGCCAGGTGGTTCGGCTCTGACCTGAATCTTTCTCCTCTTTGACCTGGTGGCCTCAGGCATGAGTTTGACAGTGAGAGGATCCCTGAACTGTCTGGCCCCGCCTTTCTGCAGGACATCCACAGTGTGTCCTCCCTTTGCAAGCTGTACTTCCGGGAGCTGCCGAACCCCTTGCTCACATACCAGCTCTATGGGAAGTTCAGTGTGAGTAAGGGAGCTGGCAAGGTTGGAGGGTGCTGGGATGCATCTGGCCCAGCCCCCATCATGCTTGTGCATAATCTCAGGAAGCCATGTCAGTGCCTGGGGAGGAGGAACGCCTGGTGCGTGTCCACGACGTCATCCAACAGCTGCCCCCACCACACTACAGGTAAaccaggaggggcagaaagggctgTGGTGGGGTCCCAAGGGAGTTGAGGCTCAGGTGtcctcctccactcccacccccaggacCCTGGAGTACCTGCTGAGGCACTTGGCCCGCATGGCAAGACACAGCGCCAACACCAGCATGCATGCCCGCAACCTGGCCATTGTCTGGGCACCCAATCTGCTACGGTAAGCTGGCAACTCACCAGCCTGCCCCCTCAGCCTTCTCCACTAGCTGGGCCTCAAGAAGCCCCCCACACCCAGAGCCCAACTTTTGCTCTCTTATTCatttcattcaacacatatttctTGAGTCTTCTGTGTGCCAGTTCCTTTCCTCAGCACTGGGACACAGTAGTGAGCAAAATCCTGTGCTCCTAAGTCCACATTTTCATGGGGGAGATGAACAATGAACcatcaacaagaaaaatagaGACTATGGTCTGATAGTGATGAGTACCAAGGAGAAAGATTacaaagcagggaagggagatgcACAGGGTCATGgtattttgagatttttagaGTGGCAGGGAAGGCTTCAGTAAGAAGCTTCTGTGGCCAGTAGCAGCATGAGCCACAGAAGATTTGATGGTGACCAAGACAGGCAAGCTCTCTGTCCCAAATAAAATAGGTGGTACATCAGATGGTGGATATAAGAACTATgaggacaaagaaacaaaaagagaaggcaGCTTACAATTTCAAATAAGGTGGGTGGGGAAGACTCCACGGAGAAGGTAACATTTAAGAACTTTGGAAGGTGAGGGAGGGACACATGTGGCTATCTGGGGAAGAACAAACCAGACCGAGGGGACCAAAAGTGCCAatgtctggaggctgggaaggtgCCCGGTGTGCTGGAGGACCAGcggggaggccagtgtggctggagcccagtgagcaagggagggaggggttgaGGGGGAGGAGATGGTGAGGTCAGAGATGCCAGGGGACCAGACAGAGGAATGACTTATGATTTGTGGGTCATGGTGAGGACAGACTTTACCAGGACAGGGGTGCAGCCAGGGGAGGGCTCTGAGCCGGGAGGGCCTTGACCCAGCATGGAGGGGCTACCTCTGGCTGCAGAGGGGAGCAGACTGCAGAGGGCAGAACACagaatggagggggagggggcagggaggcagggaggagctgTGGTGTCTGGGATGGGAAGGGTAGAGGCCaggccaggggtggggacagtggggaAGAGTTTAGATTCTGGAGAGATTTTGTGGGTGGAGCAGGGAGGATTTCTGAGAGATTGGATGTGAGTGTGAGGCAAAGAGGGGGATCAGGAGCAACACCCGGAGGTGTTTGGCCTGAGCATTGACTGAGCTGcggacagggaggaaggaggtttGGGGAAAGGTTGAGAGCCCAATGCTAGATGTGATCACTTGGGGAAGGTCAGAGGTGTTAGATGACAGTCATTTCTTCCATTGGCTCCCCATTTTGGGTAGCTAAAATCCACCAGCTGGAGCTTAAATCAcctggcctccctctctctcctcccacccaggTCCATGGAACTGGAGTcagtggggctgggtggggccgCAGCCTTCAGGGAGGTTCGGGTGCAGTCTGTGGTGGTGGAATTCCTGCTCACCCACGTGGATGTCCTGTTTAGCGACACCTTCTCCTCTGCTGGCCTCGACCCTGCAGGTACGCCCATCTCACCCGCTCATGTCCTGGCTACTGCCCCCTCATTGTTAGGGCTGCAGTGGGAGGGCAGGTGGGCTCCCAGCCCTATCCCTACCCCACTGAAGCTGGACCTCCCTCCTGGCTCCTTGAGGACCCCGCCCcggcctctccctcccctcccccccccttctcatTTCAGCTCCTACGCTCAGGATCCCCACTTCTTGGCCCGGACATCGTTCTTCCTTCACCCCTTGTAGCTCCTGGGGGCTCTTGGGGCCATGGGGCCatctgggaggaggtgggaggtcCCCAGACTTGACCCCGCCCTGGCCCCACCCAGACTCCCCGCCCAACCCGGGACCCCAGCCCAATCAGGATTCAGCACGTCGGAGGGCCCACTGGCCCGAGGTAACTGAAGCCAGAGCCGCTGCCCTCGCTGGCTGCCGGGAGCTGCCTCCTCATCAGCTCGTTCTGCCtcactcctcctcctcacctgcctGCTGCCCACCCATTCCCGCCTGATCCGCCCTGGCCCCCTGCCTTGCCAGCCCGGGTGGGCACGCTGCGGGGCCGGGGCTTGGGCTGTAGCGCTTGGCTTTGCCCGTGGCCTTGAATGGCACCCTGAGCTGACAGCTGCCCCCTTTCCCAATTCCCTAGGCCgctgcctcctccccaggcccaAGTCACTTGCGGGCAGCGGCCCCTCCACTCGCCTGCTGACGCTGGAGGAAGCCCAGGCTCGCACCCAGGGCCGTCTGGGGACACCCACGGAGCCCATAACTCCCAAGGCCCCAGCTTCACCTGTGGAGAGGTGAGTGGAATGCTAGGGGAGCATAGGATCAGCCTGGAGGCCCCAGATCCTCAAACTGTCTCCTGTGTCTCATGCAAACcccaggaggaaaagggagagaggcgAGAAACAGCGAAAGCCAGGGGGGAGCAGCTGGAAGACATTCTTTGCCCTGGGCCGGGGCCCCAGCATCCCCCGAAAGAAACCTCTACCCTGGCTGGGGGGCACCCGTGCCCCACCGCAGCCTTCAGGTCAGAGGCCGGCAGTGGGCGGTGGTGGTAGGGGGAGGCACTCTGAAGTGCCCTGTGACCATTGTACCTCTCCTAGCAGGTGGCCGACCTGACACCGTCACGCTGAGATCTGCCAAAAGCGAGGAGTCTCTGTCATCACAGGCCAGCGGAGCTGGTGAGCACAGGGTGGCTCATGCCTGTGCCCAGGTGGAACTGGGAGGGCCGGGGGCCCTGAGGTGGCCTCTAAATGTGCTTCAAATTTggggggttgggttttttttccccttaatctgGACATTAGGTACAATGAGTTGGATAAAGCATCACCCTTGGTTCATGATGTACTGCGATCATTGGTTCAGGCAGGGCCCTTTCAAACAGTCTTCTATGCATTCCTGTTGAAAAACAAATCtagataataaaatgaacaccCATGAACCCACTGGCCAGAACTAAAAGAGCCCCACCACCTTACCTTCAAGCTTCTCCCCTTGCATCTGCTGCCTCCCCACCGGAGGCGCCCTCCAGACTTGATGGTCAGCATCCCCTTGCTCTAAGGTCTCCTCACCTGTAGGCGTCTGCATAAATAACATACAGCACAGTCCTAGTGGTTTTGGATCTTTAAAGGTATCCTAAGAAAGGGGGTATGGTGTTGGATGAGGAACATCACTTTTCACTCACTGCCACCCATGTGGCCAAGTGTAGCCCAGGCTCGTTCCTCTCAGCTGCTCTCTGGTAGCCGTGTGTGGATGTCCTATCCAGAGCTGCATGTCTGTCCCACTCCCGATGGGTTGAGGGGCTCTGGTGAGCAATCTCTGCCATGCCCCACACTCTGGTGAGAGCGCTGCACGTACCCAGGAGTGGATGGAGGTGCATGCTGTAGGGTATGTTCATGTCCAACTGTACATGAGAAGGCCCACTTGTTTTCCAAATATGGCTGCCCCAGTCTGCACTCCCACCAGCTACGTGTGAGATCCCATTGGTCTCATGCTCACAAGCTATGTGGTTGTCAGACTTCGTTCTTGCCTTTGGGTCTGGAATGATTCTCCTCATGGCCttgccatttatttcctttatcactGTGAGTCTGAACAGCTCTCCCTGGATTCGCAGCCATTGTGACCCTATCCAGGGAAGTGCCTCTTCGTGTTCCTCCACCAACCCACTGGGCTGCGTGCCCTATTCTCACTGATGTATGGGTATGTAAAGGTCTGGCCCTCGACACCAAACTGTCCCCTCTTCCAGGCCTCCAGAGGCTGCACAGGCTACGGAGACCCCACTCCAGCAGCGATGCTTTCCCTGTGGGCCCAGCACCTGCTGGCTCCTGCGAGagcctgtcctcctcctcctcctcctctgaatcctcctcctcttctgagtCCTCATCATCTGGATCCTCAGCAGCTGGGCTGGGGGCACTCTCTGGCTCCCCTTCACACCGAACCTCAGCTTGGCTAGATGATGGTGACGAGCTGGACTTCAGCCCACCCCGCTGCCTGGAGGGGCTCCGGGGGCTCGACTTTGATCCCCTGACCTTTCGCTGCAGCAGCCCCACACCAGGGGACCCTGCACCTCCTGCCAgcccagcacccccagcccctgcctctgccttcccaCCCAGGGTGACCCCCCAGGCCCTTTCACCCCGTGGGACCACCAGCCCTGCCTCGCCCACCGCCCTGGACATCTCAGAGCCCCTAGCTGTATCAGTGCCACCTGCTGTCCTGgagctgctgggggctgggggaacaCCTGCCTCAGTCACCCCGACGCCAGCCCTCAGCCCCAACCCAGGCCTGCGGCCCCATCTCATCCCCTTGCTGCTGCGTGGAGCCGAGGCCCAGCTGAGTGACACCTGCCAACAGGAGATCTGCAGCAAGCTGTCACTGCCTGGTCCCCGAGGGCCCCAAGGCCAGCACGGTGAGTCCCGCTCAGTCTACCCTACACCCTCATAGACCCAGAAGCTGCACCCAAGACCTGCTTGACTCCTCTTCCCATTCCTCTCTGTGTAGGTCCTGGTACAGATTCTCcgctgctgcccccacccctgtccctccTGCGCCCTGGgggagccccgcccccaccccccaagaacCCAGCACGCCTCatggccctggccctggctgaGCGGGCTCAGCAGGTGGCCCAGAGACAGAGCCAACAGGAGCATGGGAgcaccccttctccccactccccttttCACCGCTCACTGTCACTGGAGGTGGGCGGTGAGCCCCCAGGGACCTCAGGGGTTGGGCCAGCCCCCAACTCCCTAGCCCACCCGGGTGCCTGGGTTCCTGGACCCCCACCTTCCCTACCGAGGCAACAAAGTGACGGGAGCCTGGTGAGGAGCCAGCGTCCCCCAGGGACCTCAAGGAGGGGACTCCGAGGCCCTTCCCAGGTCAGTGCCCAGCTCAGGACAAGTGGGGGATGCAGGGGGTGTGGAGATGAGCTAGAGACAGCAGCTCAGTTCCTGTATTCTGTCCCCACACAGGTTCCTACTCCTGGCTTCTTCTCTTCGGCCCCCCGGGAGTGCCTGCCACCCTTCCTTGGGGTCCCTAAACCAGGCTTGTACTCCCTGGGTTCCCCATCCTACCAGCCCAGCTCCCCAGCCCCGGTCTGGAGGAGCCCCCTAGGTCCCCCTGCACCACTTGATAGGGGAGAGAACCTGTACTATGAAATCGAGACAGGTGAGGGATCCCCCTACTCTGGCCCCACTCGGTCCTGGAGTCCCTTTCGTTCTATGCCCCCAGATAGGCTCAATGCCTCATACGGCCTGCTTGGCCAGTCACCACCACTCCACAGGTCCCCCGACTTCCTGCTCAGctacccaccacccccctcctgcTTTCCCCATGACCACCTTGGCTACTCAGCCTCCCAGCATCCTGCCCGGCGCCCTACCCGGCCTGAGCCCCTCTATGTCAACCTAGCTCTGGGGCCCAGGGGTCCCTCACCcgcctcttccagctcctcctcccctcctgcccacccccgtAGCCGTTCAGATCCTGGCCCCCCagctccccgcctcccccagaaACAGCGGGCCCCCTGGGGCCCCCACACCCCTCACAGGGTGCCTGGGCCCTGGGGCCCTCCAGAGCCTCTTCTGCTGTATAGGGCAGCCCCACCAGCCTACGGGAGGGGGGGTGAACACCACCGAGGATCCTTGTACAGGAATGGGgggcaaggaagggagggggctggtcccccacccccctaccccactCCCAGCTGGTCCCTCCATTCTGAGGGTCAGACCCGAAGCTACTGCTGAGCCACGGCTGGGGGAgaccttcttcctttcccttccccctcactGATCTTGGCCCAATCCAATcccttgttttgtattttcttgagcTCCTGACCCCTACCCTTGGTTTCTAACTTTGTAACTTGTTTCTGATGTGGGTCCCTAACCTGTTATAGCTTTCCTACCCTGGGCCGAAGGGcacacccatccccccaccgtcCTCCCATCCTGGGGGCTCTCGCACAAATCTGAGGGCTAGGCTAACAGCctgtcttccctctcccttcaggAGCCCCCAGCTTGTCCTGCCCTGTGCACAGGGGGTTGGGGAACAGCTCCTGCCCATCTCCACCCCCCTCCAACACCCCCACTAAACCatctgataaaattaataaaaatggtgaaaatatgGCTGCTAGTGTCATGCTGGAGCCAGATGCAGTGaacaaagaggcagagacagatagGCTGCTTTATCACTTTATTATTTCAGCAAGTGCTGAACGGGGAACCATTCCTGGGAGGCTCTGAGCAGTGATATCTTCAGGGAGGCAGTCATGGGCACCCTAAGAATCTGTGTCAGGAGTGGGGTCGAGGCTGGGCTTGTCTCCGAGTTGGCATCCACCTTGCAGCTCTGCTATGACCTCCTCCAGCAGGTCCATCCTGGGGAGTAGTGGGATAGGGGTGGAGCCAAGGTTACCCCGGGGGTGAGGAAGGGGTCCGGGGTCCCCCAGCAGGGCCCATTTCTCACTTCTGCAGGCTGGAGAAGAGATCTCCTTTGATCAGCTCAGGACTGGGCACCTGCAGGGGAAAAAGGCTGGAGCTGCCACCCAGTGGCCATAGAGGGTGCCCGGGAAGGTGGCATGGGGCAG includes:
- the LOC125916914 gene encoding rho GTPase-activating protein 33 isoform X2, whose amino-acid sequence is MVARSTDSLDGPGEGSVQPLPHTGGASVKGKPGKRLSAPRGPFPRLADCAHFHYENVDFGHIQLLLSPEREGPSFSGENELVFGVQVTCQGRSWPVLRSYDDFRSLDAHLHRCIFDRRFSCLPELPPPPEGARAAQMLVPLLLQYLETLSGLVDSNLNCGPVLTWMELDNHGRRLLLSEEASLNIPAVAAAHVIKRYTAQAPDELSFEVGDIVSVIDMPPTEDRSWWRGKRGFQVGFFPSECVELFTERPGPGLKGDADGPPCGVPTPQGVSSLTSAVPRPRGKLAGLLRTFMRSRPSRQRLRQRGILRQRVFGCDLGEHLSNSGQDVPQVLRCCSEFIEAHGVVDGIYRLSGVSSNIQRLRHEFDSERIPELSGPAFLQDIHSVSSLCKLYFRELPNPLLTYQLYGKFSEAMSVPGEEERLVRVHDVIQQLPPPHYRTLEYLLRHLARMARHSANTSMHARNLAIVWAPNLLRSMELESVGLGGAAAFREVRVQSVVVEFLLTHVDVLFSDTFSSAGLDPAGRCLLPRPKSLAGSGPSTRLLTLEEAQARTQGRLGTPTEPITPKAPASPVERRKRERGEKQRKPGGSSWKTFFALGRGPSIPRKKPLPWLGGTRAPPQPSGGRPDTVTLRSAKSEESLSSQASGAGLQRLHRLRRPHSSSDAFPVGPAPAGSCESLSSSSSSSESSSSSESSSSGSSAAGLGALSGSPSHRTSAWLDDGDELDFSPPRCLEGLRGLDFDPLTFRCSSPTPGDPAPPASPAPPAPASAFPPRVTPQALSPRGTTSPASPTALDISEPLAVSVPPAVLELLGAGGTPASVTPTPALSPNPGLRPHLIPLLLRGAEAQLSDTCQQEICSKLSLPGPRGPQGQHGPGTDSPLLPPPLSLLRPGGAPPPPPKNPARLMALALAERAQQVAQRQSQQEHGSTPSPHSPFHRSLSLEVGGEPPGTSGVGPAPNSLAHPGAWVPGPPPSLPRQQSDGSLVRSQRPPGTSRRGLRGPSQVPTPGFFSSAPRECLPPFLGVPKPGLYSLGSPSYQPSSPAPVWRSPLGPPAPLDRGENLYYEIETGEGSPYSGPTRSWSPFRSMPPDRLNASYGLLGQSPPLHRSPDFLLSYPPPPSCFPHDHLGYSASQHPARRPTRPEPLYVNLALGPRGPSPASSSSSSPPAHPRSRSDPGPPAPRLPQKQRAPWGPHTPHRVPGPWGPPEPLLLYRAAPPAYGRGGEHHRGSLYRNGGQGREGAGPPPPYPTPSWSLHSEGQTRSYC
- the LOC125916914 gene encoding rho GTPase-activating protein 33 isoform X1, which produces MVARSTDSLDGPGEGSVQPLPHTGGASVKGKPGKRLSAPRGPFPRLADCAHFHYENVDFGHIQLLLSPEREGPSFSGENELVFGVQVTCQGRSWPVLRSYDDFRSLDAHLHRCIFDRRFSCLPELPPPPEGARAAQMLVPLLLQYLETLSGLVDSNLNCGPVLTWMELDNHGRRLLLSEEASLNIPAVAAAHVIKRYTAQAPDELSFEVGDIVSVIDMPPTEDRSWWRGKRGFQVGFFPSECVELFTERPGPGLKGDADGPPCGVPTPQGVSSLTSAVPRPRGKLAGLLRTFMRSRPSRQRLRQRGILRQRVFGCDLGEHLSNSGQDVPQVLRCCSEFIEAHGVVDGIYRLSGVSSNIQRLRHEFDSERIPELSGPAFLQDIHSVSSLCKLYFRELPNPLLTYQLYGKFSEAMSVPGEEERLVRVHDVIQQLPPPHYRTLEYLLRHLARMARHSANTSMHARNLAIVWAPNLLRSMELESVGLGGAAAFREVRVQSVVVEFLLTHVDVLFSDTFSSAGLDPAGRCLLPRPKSLAGSGPSTRLLTLEEAQARTQGRLGTPTEPITPKAPASPVERRKRERGEKQRKPGGSSWKTFFALGRGPSIPRKKPLPWLGGTRAPPQPSGGRPDTVTLRSAKSEESLSSQASGAGLQRLHRLRRPHSSSDAFPVGPAPAGSCESLSSSSSSSESSSSSESSSSGSSAAGLGALSGSPSHRTSAWLDDGDELDFSPPRCLEGLRGLDFDPLTFRCSSPTPGDPAPPASPAPPAPASAFPPRVTPQALSPRGTTSPASPTALDISEPLAVSVPPAVLELLGAGGTPASVTPTPALSPNPGLRPHLIPLLLRGAEAQLSDTCQQEICSKLSLPGPRGPQGQHGPGTDSPLLPPPLSLLRPGGAPPPPPKNPARLMALALAERAQQVAQRQSQQEHGSTPSPHSPFHRSLSLEVGGEPPGTSGVGPAPNSLAHPGAWVPGPPPSLPRQQSDGSLVRSQRPPGTSRRGLRGPSQVSAQLRTSGGCRGCGDELETAAQFLYSVPTQVPTPGFFSSAPRECLPPFLGVPKPGLYSLGSPSYQPSSPAPVWRSPLGPPAPLDRGENLYYEIETGEGSPYSGPTRSWSPFRSMPPDRLNASYGLLGQSPPLHRSPDFLLSYPPPPSCFPHDHLGYSASQHPARRPTRPEPLYVNLALGPRGPSPASSSSSSPPAHPRSRSDPGPPAPRLPQKQRAPWGPHTPHRVPGPWGPPEPLLLYRAAPPAYGRGGEHHRGSLYRNGGQGREGAGPPPPYPTPSWSLHSEGQTRSYC
- the LOC125916914 gene encoding rho GTPase-activating protein 33 isoform X3, which produces MLVPLLLQYLETLSGLVDSNLNCGPVLTWMELDNHGRRLLLSEEASLNIPAVAAAHVIKRYTAQAPDELSFEVGDIVSVIDMPPTEDRSWWRGKRGFQVGFFPSECVELFTERPGPGLKGDADGPPCGVPTPQGVSSLTSAVPRPRGKLAGLLRTFMRSRPSRQRLRQRGILRQRVFGCDLGEHLSNSGQDVPQVLRCCSEFIEAHGVVDGIYRLSGVSSNIQRLRHEFDSERIPELSGPAFLQDIHSVSSLCKLYFRELPNPLLTYQLYGKFSEAMSVPGEEERLVRVHDVIQQLPPPHYRTLEYLLRHLARMARHSANTSMHARNLAIVWAPNLLRSMELESVGLGGAAAFREVRVQSVVVEFLLTHVDVLFSDTFSSAGLDPAGRCLLPRPKSLAGSGPSTRLLTLEEAQARTQGRLGTPTEPITPKAPASPVERRKRERGEKQRKPGGSSWKTFFALGRGPSIPRKKPLPWLGGTRAPPQPSGGRPDTVTLRSAKSEESLSSQASGAGLQRLHRLRRPHSSSDAFPVGPAPAGSCESLSSSSSSSESSSSSESSSSGSSAAGLGALSGSPSHRTSAWLDDGDELDFSPPRCLEGLRGLDFDPLTFRCSSPTPGDPAPPASPAPPAPASAFPPRVTPQALSPRGTTSPASPTALDISEPLAVSVPPAVLELLGAGGTPASVTPTPALSPNPGLRPHLIPLLLRGAEAQLSDTCQQEICSKLSLPGPRGPQGQHGPGTDSPLLPPPLSLLRPGGAPPPPPKNPARLMALALAERAQQVAQRQSQQEHGSTPSPHSPFHRSLSLEVGGEPPGTSGVGPAPNSLAHPGAWVPGPPPSLPRQQSDGSLVRSQRPPGTSRRGLRGPSQVSAQLRTSGGCRGCGDELETAAQFLYSVPTQVPTPGFFSSAPRECLPPFLGVPKPGLYSLGSPSYQPSSPAPVWRSPLGPPAPLDRGENLYYEIETGEGSPYSGPTRSWSPFRSMPPDRLNASYGLLGQSPPLHRSPDFLLSYPPPPSCFPHDHLGYSASQHPARRPTRPEPLYVNLALGPRGPSPASSSSSSPPAHPRSRSDPGPPAPRLPQKQRAPWGPHTPHRVPGPWGPPEPLLLYRAAPPAYGRGGEHHRGSLYRNGGQGREGAGPPPPYPTPSWSLHSEGQTRSYC